The Streptomyces sp. DH-12 genome has a window encoding:
- a CDS encoding SDR family oxidoreductase, with product MLTAVTGATGFLGLHLVRELLARRQRLLLLARPHPLPAPVRVERFLRACGADAEELRAARTHLQTLQITLEDGFLGLGRERFQRLADRVGALWHCAGDISFGASLQQARRTNVDGTRHVLRLLTAGEREPLLCHVSTVAVAGARPDGIVEEKELDAPFGFNTPYEQSKFEAEGLVHRWVREHGGRALVFRPSCLATHRPAHPDRPRHPLQVLARQVGAVLRRHPGLVRTPEPVPLPVPAGAGTNVLPVEHAAYAMAEAAARHTGDQPRVYHVVNRRNLPMTEVIAALGGHFGVPVDTTWRSLPEPQDVRHTLPAYAYWLSFSRTYEDANLARLGLACPGRPVVDRDYVAAALH from the coding sequence GTGCTGACCGCGGTCACCGGTGCCACCGGCTTCCTCGGTCTGCACCTGGTACGGGAGTTGCTGGCGCGTCGGCAACGGCTGCTGCTGCTCGCCCGCCCGCACCCACTGCCGGCGCCCGTGCGCGTGGAGCGGTTCCTGCGAGCGTGCGGCGCGGACGCGGAGGAGCTGCGGGCTGCGCGCACGCACCTGCAGACGCTGCAGATCACGCTGGAGGACGGCTTCCTGGGGCTGGGCCGGGAGCGCTTCCAGCGGCTGGCGGACCGCGTCGGCGCCCTGTGGCACTGTGCGGGCGACATCTCCTTCGGCGCGTCCCTCCAGCAGGCGCGGCGGACCAACGTCGACGGGACCCGGCACGTGCTGCGGCTGCTGACGGCCGGGGAGCGGGAGCCCCTGCTGTGCCACGTCAGCACGGTCGCCGTGGCGGGGGCCCGTCCCGACGGGATCGTCGAGGAGAAGGAGCTGGACGCCCCCTTCGGTTTCAACACTCCCTACGAGCAGTCGAAGTTCGAGGCCGAGGGCCTCGTCCACCGCTGGGTCCGCGAGCACGGCGGCCGGGCCCTGGTCTTCCGTCCCAGCTGCCTGGCCACCCACCGCCCCGCGCACCCCGACCGCCCCCGCCACCCCCTTCAGGTGCTCGCGAGGCAGGTCGGTGCCGTGCTCCGCCGGCACCCCGGACTCGTCAGGACACCCGAGCCGGTGCCCCTGCCGGTGCCCGCGGGCGCCGGCACCAATGTCCTGCCGGTCGAGCACGCCGCGTACGCGATGGCGGAGGCTGCCGCCCGGCACACCGGCGACCAGCCGCGCGTCTACCACGTCGTCAACCGCCGCAACCTCCCCATGACCGAGGTGATCGCGGCTCTCGGCGGCCACTTCGGCGTCCCCGTGGACACCACCTGGCGTTCCCTGCCGGAACCGCAGGACGTGCGGCACACGCTTCCCGCGTACGCCTACTGGCTGTCGTTCTCCCGCACCTACGAGGACGCCAACCTGGCCCGGCTCGGGCTCGCCTGTCCCGGCCGGCCCGTCGTCGACCGGGACTACGTCGCGGCGGCTCTGCACTGA